In Zygosaccharomyces rouxii strain CBS732 chromosome E complete sequence, the DNA window TGAAGCGTCTTTTGAGAGCGAGATGAGTTGATAACTAATAATTCAGACTTTTAAGAACtgaattaaagaaataCAATTTATCAACCATGCTTAAGTCATTGATCAAACCACAGTATTTTTCCCACCTGCAACCAAGATACTTCAGCACTACAGTTAGGTTGGGTCAGTTTAAAGATTGGAAAAGCTTGAGCAAAAAGGACAAACAGGAGTTTATTACCAACTATGTGGAACTATTCCAAAAGAAGCATCCTTGTAGCAAGGGAAATGTCATGAATAAAAATTTATCCGAAGGAATGCATGAATACGACGATACTCCATATGTGTTTGGTATAATTTACAATGAAATCAGATCTATAGCACTTGGTGAACCAAATGacaatgaagatggtgaaggtgTTCTAAGTGATCGAGAATTTTCCAGCCTATTGTACAAATAAATCATTAATTGAAAGAAAGCCAAT includes these proteins:
- a CDS encoding uncharacterized protein (similar to gnl|GLV|KLLA0F22792g Kluyveromyces lactis KLLA0F22792g and some similarites with YMR252C uniprot|Q04814 Saccharomyces cerevisiae YMR252C Hypothetical ORF), translating into MLKSLIKPQYFSHLQPRYFSTTVRLGQFKDWKSLSKKDKQEFITNYVELFQKKHPCSKGNVMNKNLSEGMHEYDDTPYVFGIIYNEIRSIALGEPNDNEDGEGVLSDREFSSLLYK